One Sulfolobus sp. S-194 DNA segment encodes these proteins:
- a CDS encoding winged helix-turn-helix domain-containing protein has product MNVLQLAILTILSEDERSVNELREYLGIDKKRIIKSIRSLEKKGLVERKTYLGEGDVIFGITEEGIQELYKYYMFLRDLVKEMEISVCTRFDC; this is encoded by the coding sequence GTGAATGTGCTACAATTAGCAATACTAACAATCCTATCTGAAGACGAGAGGAGTGTAAATGAGTTAAGAGAGTATTTAGGTATTGATAAAAAGAGAATTATAAAGAGTATAAGATCATTAGAGAAGAAGGGACTAGTAGAAAGAAAGACTTATCTTGGAGAAGGAGATGTTATATTTGGAATTACAGAAGAGGGAATTCAAGAACTTTATAAGTATTATATGTTTTTAAGGGATTTGGTAAAGGAGATGGAAATCTCCGTATGCACTAGGTTTGACTGCTGA
- a CDS encoding nucleoside hydrolase — protein sequence MRHFIIDCDTAEDDIMSLFMLLKNNINVQGITIVEGNISYEQEINNALWSLEFIGKDIPVYPGSDRPLVKQFRSVPEVHGRGGIGDEIVKPNKLKPQNKKAVDAIVDIADRYASELEFLAISPLTNLALAYLKDKSITEKIKKVWIMGGTVWGRGNITPVAEYNIWVDPDSAKIVFNAGFDITMVPWDVIVNYPITDEEWKQIKNMNTKMAQFYVKIYTHYRKYSMEKEKIKGTPHPDLITTSVALNRNVVMKSERQYVDIENCECLTRGMTVIDYLGIWGKEPNAEIIYEINKKEFYSMLIDLLNWF from the coding sequence ATGAGACATTTTATAATAGATTGCGACACAGCCGAAGACGATATAATGAGCCTTTTTATGCTACTCAAAAATAACATAAATGTTCAAGGAATTACTATTGTTGAAGGAAACATATCTTACGAACAAGAAATAAATAACGCATTATGGAGCTTAGAATTTATAGGAAAAGATATACCAGTTTATCCTGGAAGTGATAGACCATTAGTTAAACAATTTAGAAGTGTCCCAGAAGTTCATGGTAGGGGAGGAATTGGAGATGAGATAGTAAAACCCAATAAACTTAAACCACAAAATAAGAAGGCTGTAGATGCTATTGTCGATATTGCTGATAGATATGCAAGTGAGTTAGAGTTCTTAGCAATATCTCCGCTAACAAATCTAGCCTTAGCTTACTTGAAAGATAAATCAATAACTGAAAAGATAAAAAAGGTTTGGATAATGGGAGGAACAGTGTGGGGAAGAGGGAACATAACCCCAGTTGCTGAATATAATATTTGGGTAGATCCAGATTCAGCGAAAATTGTTTTCAACGCTGGTTTTGATATTACAATGGTACCGTGGGATGTTATTGTAAATTATCCAATTACTGATGAAGAATGGAAACAAATAAAGAATATGAATACCAAAATGGCACAATTTTACGTTAAGATCTATACTCATTATAGAAAATATTCAATGGAAAAAGAGAAAATAAAAGGAACTCCGCATCCTGACTTAATAACAACTTCCGTAGCTCTCAATAGAAATGTAGTAATGAAATCGGAAAGGCAATATGTAGATATTGAGAACTGCGAGTGTCTAACCAGAGGAATGACAGTTATTGACTACCTAGGAATTTGGGGCAAAGAACCAAATGCTGAAATAATTTATGAAATAAACAAGAAAGAGTTCTATTCAATGTTAATTGACTTACTCAATTGGTTCTAG
- a CDS encoding FAD-binding protein gives MDVYSEEELYKIIRDAYKNSKKIQILGKGKHAKKGDAEEFIYTRKMDWFEIKGDMVQALAGADVVKIRKEASENNLLLPTLYDGTIGGLLATNEPSPLSTTYGRPRDFTSWVTVLTPYGGIRWNFLIGSRGILGAISRAEMKLFPKPTKVITYEKKSVEDNEISKLVELSPLVLLVDYDKEKFNIHVSFEEEKNVGSGYLKDEGVPVVEIIDESREIIIEGDSFSEFVKVVNIGKPVYAYWVYKSGIFKLYDADTEELSKAGVKFYTRDNPKEVYLKLKRLLDFKNIFV, from the coding sequence ATGGACGTTTATTCTGAAGAAGAATTATACAAGATTATAAGAGATGCATATAAGAATTCAAAAAAGATCCAAATATTAGGTAAAGGAAAACATGCTAAAAAAGGAGACGCTGAGGAGTTTATTTATACTAGAAAAATGGACTGGTTTGAAATTAAAGGAGATATGGTCCAAGCACTAGCTGGTGCAGATGTTGTTAAAATTAGAAAAGAAGCTAGTGAGAATAATTTACTTTTACCAACACTCTATGATGGTACTATTGGTGGTTTATTAGCAACTAATGAACCTTCACCGTTATCAACAACGTATGGGAGACCAAGGGATTTCACTTCATGGGTAACAGTATTAACACCTTATGGTGGGATAAGATGGAATTTCCTAATAGGTTCTAGAGGTATTTTGGGTGCTATATCTAGGGCTGAAATGAAACTATTTCCTAAACCAACAAAAGTAATAACATATGAAAAAAAGAGTGTAGAAGATAACGAGATTTCCAAATTAGTTGAACTATCACCATTAGTCTTATTAGTTGATTATGATAAAGAGAAATTCAATATCCATGTTTCATTCGAGGAAGAGAAAAACGTAGGATCAGGTTATTTAAAAGATGAAGGAGTTCCGGTTGTTGAAATCATAGACGAAAGTAGGGAGATAATTATAGAAGGTGATTCTTTCTCTGAATTCGTGAAAGTCGTAAATATAGGTAAACCAGTCTATGCATATTGGGTTTATAAAAGTGGTATATTTAAGTTATACGATGCAGATACAGAGGAATTAAGTAAGGCTGGAGTAAAGTTTTATACAAGAGACAATCCCAAAGAAGTATACTTAAAGCTTAAGAGATTACTTGATTTTAAGAATATATTTGTATGA
- the purE gene encoding 5-(carboxyamino)imidazole ribonucleotide mutase, which yields MPKVAVIMGSKSDWEYMREAVELLKQFGVEVEARVVSAHRTPEFMMEFAKSASQKGIEVIIAAAGGAAHLPGMTASLTHLPVIGVPIPSKNLNGLDSLLSIVQMPYGVPVATVAIGGAKNAALLALRILGVKYPDIAEKVKKFMEDVKNEVLNTKLD from the coding sequence ATGCCTAAAGTAGCTGTTATTATGGGTAGTAAGTCAGACTGGGAATATATGAGAGAAGCTGTAGAACTTTTAAAACAATTTGGTGTTGAGGTAGAGGCTAGAGTGGTTTCAGCTCATAGAACACCAGAATTTATGATGGAATTTGCTAAAAGTGCGTCACAAAAGGGAATAGAAGTTATTATAGCTGCTGCAGGCGGTGCAGCTCATTTGCCCGGTATGACAGCATCATTAACTCATTTACCAGTAATTGGTGTTCCAATTCCTTCAAAGAATTTGAATGGTTTAGATTCTCTTCTCTCTATTGTTCAAATGCCTTATGGTGTACCCGTTGCAACAGTTGCTATTGGTGGAGCTAAAAATGCTGCTCTTTTGGCATTAAGAATTTTAGGAGTAAAATACCCAGACATAGCTGAAAAAGTTAAAAAGTTTATGGAGGATGTGAAAAATGAAGTCCTTAATACAAAACTCGATTAA
- a CDS encoding 5-(carboxyamino)imidazole ribonucleotide synthase: MKSLIQNSIKIGILGGGQLGWMMILEGRKYPFTFYVMDEPNAPACRIVDKCFTLDEYKKMIDEADIVTFEFEHVKEEALQYAEDQGKLLPKLNTVELKRERWKEKTYYREHNLPTPRFYVANDGEEALRILKDQFNNVGVLKQSRGGYDGKGQYFIKGDVEKYEFIKDMKCKFVVEEFVNFNYEASIIAVRDQKGNFKAYPPTFNYNEKGILVYNYGPLNDNRFAEIAKRLMNSLDYVGTIGIEFFVRDGEILINEFAPRVHNTGHYTLDAAFVSQFEQHLRAISGLELGSTELLSYGGMVNILGTDNVPLEVLKYGKVYWYGKKEVRKRRKLGHVNVVGSNLEDVKQKVDIIMKLIYPQGLDL, encoded by the coding sequence ATGAAGTCCTTAATACAAAACTCGATTAAAATTGGAATATTAGGAGGAGGACAGCTCGGCTGGATGATGATTTTAGAAGGAAGAAAGTATCCTTTTACATTTTACGTAATGGACGAACCCAACGCTCCTGCATGTAGAATTGTGGATAAGTGTTTTACACTAGATGAGTACAAGAAAATGATAGATGAAGCTGACATCGTAACTTTCGAGTTTGAACATGTCAAAGAAGAGGCATTACAGTATGCTGAAGATCAAGGGAAGCTTTTGCCCAAATTAAATACTGTCGAATTGAAAAGGGAGAGATGGAAGGAAAAAACCTATTACAGGGAACATAATTTACCAACTCCTAGATTCTATGTTGCTAATGACGGAGAGGAAGCGTTAAGGATTCTTAAGGATCAGTTTAATAATGTTGGTGTTCTAAAACAGAGTAGGGGAGGGTATGACGGTAAAGGACAGTATTTTATAAAGGGTGATGTCGAAAAATATGAATTCATTAAAGATATGAAGTGTAAATTCGTTGTTGAAGAGTTTGTTAATTTTAATTATGAAGCTTCTATAATTGCTGTTAGAGACCAGAAGGGAAATTTTAAGGCATATCCACCAACATTTAACTACAACGAAAAAGGAATACTAGTATATAACTATGGTCCCCTTAATGATAACAGATTTGCTGAGATTGCAAAAAGATTAATGAATTCCTTAGATTATGTAGGAACAATTGGTATTGAGTTTTTTGTAAGGGATGGAGAAATTTTGATTAACGAATTTGCCCCAAGAGTTCACAATACTGGGCACTATACTCTAGATGCTGCATTTGTCTCTCAATTTGAACAACATTTAAGAGCAATATCCGGATTGGAATTAGGTTCCACAGAATTACTTTCATATGGTGGTATGGTGAATATTTTAGGTACAGATAATGTTCCTCTTGAAGTTCTTAAATATGGTAAAGTGTATTGGTATGGGAAGAAAGAAGTTAGAAAGAGAAGAAAATTGGGACATGTCAATGTCGTTGGGAGTAACTTAGAAGATGTTAAGCAAAAAGTTGATATTATTATGAAACTAATTTATCCTCAAGGTTTAGATTTATGA
- a CDS encoding winged helix-turn-helix domain-containing protein: MKFKFKIWLETDEGKPVIGKGGISLMKNIIETGSISTAAKKMHVSYKFAWEYVRKVNDILGGIQMHKGGKGAGGTIVSEKVTELIKIYEEAEKEINEVLEKYNKKIEEILKK, translated from the coding sequence ATGAAGTTTAAGTTTAAAATATGGTTAGAAACTGATGAGGGAAAACCGGTTATCGGAAAAGGAGGAATTTCTTTAATGAAGAACATCATAGAAACTGGATCAATCTCTACTGCAGCAAAAAAGATGCATGTTTCCTATAAATTTGCTTGGGAGTATGTTAGAAAAGTTAATGATATTTTAGGAGGAATACAAATGCATAAAGGAGGAAAAGGTGCTGGAGGGACAATTGTGTCAGAAAAAGTAACTGAATTGATAAAGATTTATGAAGAGGCTGAGAAGGAGATAAATGAGGTTCTTGAGAAGTATAACAAAAAAATCGAGGAGATTTTAAAGAAATAA
- a CDS encoding protein kinase: protein MYFVFTKDDKTYLYLDGIVKEVEMKLKLKDNIGYVVKYDNGKIKTTSTLVYDSKKLSGLKDAVLIGKVLDGYLFDARDFLVIHFDKINKEIVNGEYLLVQGIPVLKNDIRSLMDLMDISYDLIQYMLKNYHNNEEVKRRAIISLARLGKCEEAISYYKQLDQRYPEESLAVAECFEKIGEELEALKIYSFFSEIKYRELEKKLRDKANKLIDEFEIQGNVKLLFEALSVLPTYDAPALKLGWYFLGKKNYKEAVKYFEEALKRRRDFSNMLTLANAYILASEYKKALDLIEEAEKIRRNAQSAYLKGLALEKLNAPSNAQKEFLFACREGVVEACNKVKPYELYTPTEDFDPNSWVGYVLYGYKVEKVIGTGGMGFVLLVEKNMKKFAMKVIKKEFRYDELLYEIAKMQEISKGSKYLVKIMASFVDENFSDYYSSPPAVVMEYMEGGDLREILVNQEYSTLRHSSKWPQIVSVIYSKLADAIIHVHKNGYVHCDIKPSNILFNKKLPKYGEEALEALLNEEVVPKLSDLGSAVKVGVPVIHYTPYYAHPLQRFGGKAEYNFDVYSFTVSLYVSLTNNFPFSEWLERELEEAVTDPSKREIALKDFYLAEPRLEQIPEEFRDLIERGLRGEITLEELSRELRMINKYNYNLPISDKEEIKI, encoded by the coding sequence ATGTACTTTGTGTTCACAAAAGATGATAAGACTTACCTATATCTTGACGGTATAGTTAAAGAGGTTGAAATGAAGCTTAAACTCAAGGATAATATCGGTTATGTAGTAAAGTATGATAATGGAAAAATAAAAACAACGTCTACTCTGGTTTATGATAGCAAAAAACTATCTGGTTTAAAGGATGCTGTGCTAATAGGTAAAGTATTAGATGGATATCTCTTTGATGCAAGAGACTTTCTCGTTATACACTTTGATAAAATAAATAAAGAGATTGTTAATGGAGAGTATTTACTCGTTCAAGGAATCCCGGTTTTAAAGAACGATATTAGGTCTTTGATGGATTTAATGGATATAAGTTATGACTTAATTCAATATATGTTAAAGAATTATCATAATAATGAGGAAGTAAAGAGAAGGGCAATTATAAGTCTTGCAAGGCTGGGTAAATGTGAAGAAGCAATTAGCTACTACAAACAGTTAGACCAAAGATATCCCGAAGAATCTTTAGCTGTAGCTGAATGTTTCGAAAAAATTGGTGAAGAACTTGAGGCACTAAAAATTTATTCATTCTTTTCTGAGATAAAATACAGAGAATTAGAGAAAAAATTAAGGGATAAGGCCAACAAACTGATTGATGAATTCGAAATTCAAGGGAATGTAAAATTATTGTTTGAAGCCTTATCAGTTCTCCCGACATATGATGCGCCAGCACTAAAACTTGGCTGGTACTTCTTAGGTAAAAAGAACTATAAGGAGGCTGTAAAGTATTTTGAAGAGGCATTAAAGAGAAGAAGAGATTTTAGCAATATGTTAACACTAGCAAATGCTTATATTTTAGCCAGTGAGTATAAGAAAGCACTTGACCTAATTGAAGAAGCTGAAAAAATAAGAAGAAATGCTCAGAGTGCGTATCTTAAGGGTTTAGCTTTAGAGAAACTAAACGCACCATCGAATGCACAAAAAGAGTTTTTGTTTGCATGTAGGGAGGGAGTAGTTGAGGCATGCAATAAAGTTAAACCTTATGAATTGTATACACCAACTGAGGATTTTGATCCAAATTCATGGGTCGGTTATGTACTTTATGGATATAAGGTGGAAAAAGTTATAGGAACAGGTGGAATGGGGTTCGTATTGCTAGTAGAGAAGAACATGAAGAAATTCGCTATGAAAGTTATTAAAAAAGAGTTTAGATATGATGAATTACTTTATGAAATAGCAAAAATGCAAGAGATTTCTAAGGGATCAAAATACTTAGTTAAGATTATGGCTAGTTTCGTCGATGAAAACTTCTCTGATTATTACTCTTCACCTCCTGCAGTAGTAATGGAGTATATGGAGGGTGGTGATTTAAGAGAGATTCTTGTTAATCAAGAATATTCAACCTTACGTCACTCAAGTAAATGGCCTCAAATTGTGTCAGTGATATATAGTAAACTTGCTGATGCAATAATTCATGTTCATAAAAACGGTTATGTACACTGTGACATTAAACCGTCTAATATATTGTTCAACAAAAAGTTACCTAAGTATGGGGAAGAAGCATTAGAAGCTTTACTTAATGAAGAAGTAGTTCCAAAACTTTCTGATTTAGGATCAGCTGTTAAAGTTGGTGTTCCGGTTATTCATTATACTCCTTACTATGCACATCCTTTGCAAAGATTTGGAGGGAAAGCGGAATACAACTTCGACGTTTACTCTTTCACAGTGTCACTTTATGTATCGCTAACAAATAATTTTCCCTTCTCGGAATGGTTAGAGAGAGAATTAGAAGAGGCAGTTACTGATCCTTCTAAAAGGGAAATAGCATTAAAAGACTTCTATTTAGCGGAACCTAGGCTTGAGCAAATACCGGAGGAGTTTAGAGATCTTATAGAGAGAGGACTTAGGGGAGAAATAACTCTAGAGGAGTTAAGTAGGGAACTGAGAATGATAAACAAATACAATTATAACTTACCTATTTCTGATAAAGAGGAGATAAAAATATAA
- a CDS encoding RidA family protein produces the protein METVFTEKAPKPVGPYSQAIKIGNTLYVSGQIPLDPKTNEVVKGDIKVQTRQVLENIKEIVNAAGFSLMDVVMVFVFLKDMNMFNDFNSVYADYFKDKPPARVTVEVSRLPRDVLIEITVIAQKS, from the coding sequence ATGGAGACTGTATTTACAGAGAAAGCCCCAAAACCTGTTGGACCCTATTCTCAAGCTATTAAAATAGGAAACACACTTTATGTCTCTGGTCAAATACCTCTAGATCCTAAAACTAACGAAGTTGTAAAAGGAGATATAAAAGTACAGACAAGACAAGTACTTGAAAATATTAAAGAAATTGTTAATGCTGCTGGATTCTCATTAATGGACGTAGTTATGGTTTTTGTATTTTTGAAAGATATGAATATGTTTAATGATTTTAATTCTGTTTATGCTGATTATTTTAAAGATAAGCCTCCAGCAAGAGTTACTGTAGAAGTTTCAAGATTACCAAGAGACGTATTAATAGAAATAACTGTTATAGCTCAGAAGAGTTAA
- a CDS encoding DUF3211 domain-containing protein: MRVEKEIKTNQDIDVVMTIFSDPAFTIPQVFPGVSSVKCSEPEIFEAEGKFLAFSYKVKGRVYKGVDETRIIYDSDKGNGILYIRKKDNNTLQIILEHDNNLTAFLGKRYVSSNLDRLAENIDEVIRLERIKRKI; the protein is encoded by the coding sequence ATGAGAGTAGAAAAAGAAATTAAGACAAATCAAGATATAGACGTTGTCATGACTATATTTTCTGATCCAGCTTTTACTATTCCGCAAGTATTTCCTGGTGTTTCTTCAGTTAAATGTAGTGAGCCAGAAATTTTTGAAGCAGAGGGAAAATTCCTAGCATTTTCATATAAGGTAAAAGGAAGAGTTTATAAGGGTGTTGATGAGACTAGAATAATTTACGATAGTGATAAGGGGAATGGTATTCTCTATATAAGAAAGAAAGATAACAATACATTACAGATAATTTTAGAACACGATAATAATCTTACAGCATTTTTAGGAAAGCGTTATGTTTCATCAAACTTAGACAGATTAGCTGAGAATATAGATGAAGTTATCAGATTAGAGAGGATTAAACGTAAAATTTAG
- a CDS encoding CBS domain-containing protein, giving the protein MLVKTLMITNPPTVSVSSKLLEAFKKVNEKGIGRVIVEDNEIKGIISTRDLLNYVVERCEKGCDRGDIFALVDKDVKYVMTPNPVYVYENDDVLDALTIMVARNFGSLPVVNDMKKVTGIVTEREMLLIFQDLDQLFSVKKFMTKRVTSVYEDVPVFDATKLMIKRGFRRLPVINESGEVVGIITAADSLKLLTKTILKNEPEMFFNKKVKEVATNEIYSIDPEKSINEAAATMLMKKIGSLLILDSKNRPLGIITERDLIIALHYQLHLKTS; this is encoded by the coding sequence ATGTTAGTAAAAACCCTCATGATTACAAATCCCCCTACAGTTTCTGTTAGTAGTAAATTATTGGAAGCATTTAAGAAGGTTAACGAAAAAGGAATAGGAAGAGTTATCGTTGAGGACAATGAAATTAAGGGCATAATTTCAACTAGAGATTTACTAAATTATGTAGTAGAAAGATGCGAAAAAGGATGTGATAGGGGAGATATTTTTGCTTTAGTTGATAAGGATGTTAAATATGTTATGACACCTAATCCAGTATATGTTTATGAGAACGATGATGTACTAGATGCTCTAACAATTATGGTTGCAAGGAATTTTGGATCTTTGCCTGTCGTAAATGATATGAAGAAGGTAACTGGAATAGTTACAGAAAGGGAAATGCTTTTAATTTTCCAGGATTTAGATCAACTTTTTTCGGTAAAGAAATTTATGACTAAAAGAGTAACTAGTGTATATGAGGATGTTCCCGTATTCGATGCAACTAAGTTAATGATTAAAAGAGGATTTAGAAGATTACCAGTAATTAACGAAAGTGGCGAAGTCGTTGGAATAATAACTGCTGCAGATTCGTTAAAACTATTGACAAAAACGATATTGAAGAATGAACCCGAAATGTTCTTTAATAAAAAAGTTAAAGAAGTAGCTACAAATGAGATATATAGTATTGATCCAGAGAAATCTATTAACGAAGCAGCAGCTACAATGCTTATGAAAAAGATTGGCTCATTATTAATTCTAGATTCAAAAAACAGACCACTTGGAATTATTACTGAGAGAGATTTAATTATTGCCTTACATTATCAGCTTCATTTAAAAACAAGTTAA
- a CDS encoding amylo-alpha-1,6-glucosidase codes for MIDPEECEYHEWILPFKTGGYASSTICGINSRTYHGFLIVPLNQPHKRYLVLSKFEDFMMIDNEEYPINTNRYFDVYYPEGYKYLENFKWEKNYVKWVYEYGKVTLEKVLIAHEYENAVTISYKADKGELKICPLITFRSHHLVTEKGTYFDSVIEGNKIEILKDNMPILHFYIESTKTRIELTGYWYYNFFYRLDYERGSNYKEDLFNPFCIYTSNEATITVYYDKSTNVNAENSPSDLLRLLSMSSRDFVVKGKTGWSIIAGYHWFDEWGRDTFISMEGLLLLNRFFDQAKDIILRYLDYENKGLLPNHITANGEPIYVGVDVSLWAINSIYSYYLYSKDKEFIRKIYPKLQDIVENYAKGNGVVYIKEGLLFHRGAPRTWMDASYDSHVVTPREGAAVEINALWYNALMIMDFFTNIVEDKNSMYKELAEKTKASFNEKFVSSWGAYDYLDPYLIPDKSIRPNQLFALSLPFNIMSEDIGKIMLTTIENELLRPFGLSTLSRRDPKYKPTYRGDRKSRDEAYHNGPIWPWLIGAYVDAKLKIESDVIKNKLILDVVKPLLEYAKKNRGFIPELYEDVPPYLPAGCIAQAWSVAEVYRAINKLLSL; via the coding sequence ATGATTGATCCCGAGGAATGCGAATACCACGAATGGATATTGCCTTTTAAAACTGGAGGGTATGCATCATCTACAATTTGTGGGATAAATAGTAGGACTTATCATGGATTTTTAATAGTTCCATTGAATCAGCCTCATAAGAGGTATTTAGTTCTTTCAAAATTTGAGGATTTTATGATGATCGATAACGAGGAATATCCGATAAATACTAATAGATATTTTGACGTATATTACCCAGAAGGATATAAATATTTGGAAAACTTCAAGTGGGAGAAGAATTATGTTAAATGGGTTTACGAATACGGTAAAGTTACTCTTGAAAAGGTTCTAATAGCTCATGAGTATGAAAACGCTGTTACAATAAGCTATAAAGCTGATAAAGGAGAATTAAAGATTTGCCCATTAATAACATTTAGAAGTCATCATTTAGTTACAGAAAAAGGAACGTATTTTGATTCAGTCATAGAAGGAAATAAAATAGAGATATTAAAGGATAACATGCCAATATTACATTTTTACATAGAATCAACAAAGACTAGAATAGAGCTAACAGGGTATTGGTATTATAATTTCTTTTATAGGCTTGATTATGAAAGAGGTTCCAACTATAAGGAAGATTTATTTAATCCTTTCTGTATTTATACAAGTAATGAAGCAACAATTACTGTATATTATGATAAATCTACTAATGTAAATGCCGAAAATTCTCCTAGTGATTTACTAAGGCTTTTATCGATGTCATCAAGAGACTTTGTAGTAAAAGGAAAGACAGGTTGGAGTATAATTGCTGGCTATCATTGGTTTGATGAATGGGGTAGGGACACTTTCATTTCAATGGAAGGTTTACTTTTACTTAACAGATTCTTTGATCAAGCTAAAGACATTATTTTACGTTATTTAGATTATGAAAATAAGGGACTTTTACCTAATCATATTACAGCTAACGGAGAACCTATTTATGTTGGTGTTGATGTAAGCTTATGGGCTATAAATTCCATTTATTCATATTATCTATATAGTAAGGATAAAGAATTTATTAGAAAAATATATCCTAAATTACAAGATATTGTTGAAAATTATGCAAAAGGGAATGGAGTAGTATACATAAAAGAGGGTTTACTGTTTCATCGTGGAGCACCAAGGACCTGGATGGACGCATCTTATGATAGTCATGTTGTCACTCCAAGAGAAGGAGCAGCTGTTGAGATAAATGCTTTATGGTATAATGCCTTAATGATTATGGATTTCTTCACTAACATTGTAGAGGATAAGAATAGTATGTATAAAGAACTAGCTGAGAAGACAAAGGCTAGTTTTAATGAAAAATTCGTCTCTAGTTGGGGTGCTTATGATTATTTAGATCCCTATTTAATTCCAGACAAATCTATAAGACCAAACCAGTTATTTGCATTATCTTTACCATTTAATATAATGAGCGAGGACATAGGGAAAATTATGTTAACAACAATAGAGAATGAGTTATTGAGACCTTTTGGGTTAAGTACCTTATCTAGAAGAGATCCAAAATATAAGCCAACATATAGAGGGGATAGGAAGAGCCGGGATGAGGCTTATCATAATGGTCCAATATGGCCGTGGTTAATCGGTGCATATGTGGATGCTAAATTAAAAATTGAAAGTGATGTAATTAAGAATAAGCTCATTTTAGATGTAGTTAAACCTTTATTGGAATATGCAAAAAAGAATAGAGGATTCATTCCAGAATTATATGAAGATGTTCCTCCATATTTGCCAGCTGGCTGTATAGCTCAGGCATGGAGTGTTGCTGAAGTATATAGAGCAATAAATAAGCTTCTCTCCCTTTGA